One Dermatophagoides farinae isolate YC_2012a chromosome 6, ASM2471394v1, whole genome shotgun sequence genomic window carries:
- the LOC124494342 gene encoding uncharacterized protein LOC124494342 has product MNSESNNDNDDNTNDNLSVNVAHMSNGHNRQPSTVHTRLKSIESRQSVKIVLHNQSNRKVNITWIDYDGNERIYSKLNPRCKFVIDSYVTHPWIFRDIERKNLAIFDALVANRRDLLAFHKWDKYSEQKRFQVADRILFPRQHKQDFEFILVIIKNGVHSLQELCLYSLIEQLHRSSSSSLLSSRTSTTTTTTTSNCESRSILPSYIIDNLPKHLYENLQNYLNNGQCLLEFLPLQ; this is encoded by the coding sequence atgaattcagaatccaataatgataatgacgataatACGAATGACAATTTGTCTGTCAATGTTGCTCATATGTCAAATGGCCATAATCGACAACCATCAACCGTGCATACGAGACTAAAATCTATTGAAAGTCGTCAATCAGTGAAAATTGTTCTACATAACCAATCAAATCGTAAGGTAAATATTACATGGATCGATTATGATGGCAATGAAcgtatttattcaaaattgaatccaaGATGTAAATTTGTTATTGATTCATATGTAACACATCCATGGATATTTCGAGatattgaacgaaaaaatttagCCATATTCGATGCATTGGTCGCTAATCGTCGTGATTTACTTGCATTTCATAAATGGGATAAATATTCTGAACAGAAACGATTTCAAGTAGCCGATCGTATACTATTTCCACGGCAACATAAACaagattttgaattcatattGGTCATCATTAAGAATGGTGTACATAGTCTACAAGAATTATGTCTATATTCATTAATTGAACAATtacatcgatcatcatcatcatcattattatcatcacgtacatctacaacaacaacaacaacaacatcgaatTGTGAATCCAGATCTATATTACCATCATATATTATCGACAATTTACCTAAACATCTTTATGAAAATCTACAAAACTACCTCAATAATGGTCAATGTTTATTAGAATTTCTACCATTACAATAG
- the LOC124494341 gene encoding uncharacterized protein LOC124494341, translating to MPPKPIRNYSVGDLVFAKIKGYPPWPARIEEDFPIGYKPYPGRYPVFFFGTYELAVVSAKDIYPYQQYKHQLGIPRKMKNFNEGLEEIEKHPNLTMNSEEMLRLRDERELSGHNNYDDESDVSFKKSDDDDSASFDDDDDDDDKSISNDDEEDYSRKLSKSKNDGKKNRSSSNRKQKNVQSDEDSNDDEFDREKSVKNRNRKNIKKNSSSSSNNNNNNHGKKVEKKNSGKFNRSSFMLDNDNDYDNDENNVKNQKKKPNIGKKRKIIKHSDSEVEISDIDDDDDNENDNNSKANDIDSPKDNDDEHHSKKKKNKRLKISSSSSSSSSFSDVEDSKIKSEKRRLTIHDDSDSNDSKSKENAHNNNNNNNNNSNNNDDDDDDMIQTPKNSTMTETIEDVMKLKQKLQDEKLTQKLEEKEREKERRKREKMERKRLERLQKAKNRNQEDSNRMINEMLATIDSNIKLSLSKTNANIDKCLETMDSIDDVKMKITSKNVSNFGDNLKELISSLKKCRKYKPEERVRQKADHFLNKLKELFSSTESHSSQEFRTISDSGNVDSKTNDSMPSTTTTTIDEQLAPEQRNEETMIDRKSSKNETENSKLSATIEQLESKLQPITDEMES from the exons ATGCCACCAAAACCCATACGCAATTATTCTGTAGGCGATCTTGTATTTGCCAAAATTAAAGGATATCCACCTTGGCCGGCTCGg ATTGAAGAAGATTTTCCCATCGGTTATAAACCATATCCTGGACGTTATCCAGTCTTCTTTTTTGGTACATATGAGCT TGCTGTTGTATCGGCCAAAGATATCTATCCGTATCAACAATATAAACATCAGTTAGGCATTCCACgtaagatgaaaaattttaatgaaggacttgaagaaattgaaaaacatccAAATTTAACAATGAATTCTGAAGAAATGTTACGTTTACGCGATGAACGTGAATTATCTGgacataataattatgatgatgaaagtgatGTATCATTTAAGaaatctgatgatgacgattcgGCTagtttcgatgatgatgatgatgatgatgataaaagtatttctaacgatgatgaagaagattaTAGTCGCAAATTATCCAAATCGAAGAATGATGGCAAGAAAAATCGATCGTCATCAAAtcgaaaacagaaaaatgttCAGAGCGATGAagattccaatgatgatgaatttgatcgtGAAAAATCTGTAAAAAATcgtaatagaaaaaatatcaaaaagaattcatcatcttcatcgaataataataataataatcatggcAAAAaagtggagaaaaaaaattccggtAAATTTAatcgttcatcatttatgcttgacaatgacaatgattatgataatgatgaaaacaatgtgaaaaatcaaaaaaagaaaccaaaTATCGGTAAAAAACGTAAAATAATTAAACATTCAGATAGCGAAGTAGAAATTTccgatatcgatgatgatgatgataatgaaaatgacaataatagcAAAGCcaatgatattgattcaccaaaagataatgatgatgaacatcattctaaaaagaagaaaaataaacgattaaaaatttcgtcatcatcatcgtcttcatCGTCGTTTTCGGATGTTGaagattcaaaaataaaatctgaaaaaagaCGACTCaccattcatgatgatagtgattcgaatgattcaaagtcaaaagaaaatgcccacaataataataataacaacaacaacaacagcaataataacgatgatgatgatgatgatatgatacAAACACCGAAGAATTCGACAATGACCGAAACAATTGAAGatgtaatgaaattgaaacaaaaattacaagatgaaaaattgacaCAAAAATTGGAAGAAAAAGAACGAGAAAAAGAGCGACGAAAACGTGAGAAAATGGAACGTAAACGTTTGGAACGGTTACAGAAGGCGAAAAATCGTAACCAAGAagattcgaatcgaatgatcaatgaaatgtTAGCGACAATCGATTCGAATATTAAGTTAAGCCTATCTAAAACAAATGCTAATATTGATAAATGTCTAGAAACAATGGACAGTATCGATgatgtaaaaatgaaaattacatCGAAAAATGTATCAAATTTTGGCGATAATCTTAAGgaattgatttcatcattgaaaaaatgtcgaAAATATAAACCCGAAGAACGTGTACGACAAAAAGCTGATCATTTTCttaataaattaaaagaaTTATTCAGTTCAACCGAATCTCAT AGCTCTCAAGAATTTCGAACCATTTCTGATTCTGGTAATGTTGATTCAAAAACGAATGATTCAAtgccatcaacaacaacgacaaccatCGACGAACAATTGGCACCAGAACAACGGAACGAAGAAACCATGATAGATCGAAAATCatccaaaaatgaaacagaaaataGTAAACTTTCGGCAACAATTGAACAGCTTGAATCAAAACTACAACCAATCACCGACGAAATGGAAAGCTaa
- the LOC124494339 gene encoding cysteine--tRNA ligase-like yields MWIPRSWSRLIQRIVAVRASLIARQYQLSNTSGIIEFDQLQLRSTFNKQNRIIPNVAYLNRLDRHDANLNLYCCGPTVYDHSHLGHAIAYIRCDLIIRMLQTYCNVNVYFAMNITDIDDKIIRKSQEIGVDYRQLSNEYYQSFVEDMNSLRVTTPDYVGKVLDNIDTISDYIQRIYDKGFAYISPETGDINFDYEKFLQKYSIENIPNFGGSQVTIKSIGKRSPKDFALWKSSKPNEPKWSLKLATGQQQQQVIAGRPGWHVECSAISHSIFGDKIDLHFGGSDLVFPHHHCESCCSHAYLYQSEINSTGHHHNHNHRELYSNVNVWLHSGHLILRSEKMSKSLGNVILIKDFLQKYSANILRLLCIRTHYRAEIDFDEKLLLEMTAFDEKLREFIRHIEWAIYKLSSTIINDSNSDLISPMTAVVNDYSSIDNDDDRLSLGQWIDQIEQEIWSGILDDMDMNRPLVRIIRLASLFPNTLPVWLDSSYNNNDDGCNRQQQLLFECIRLRQLLRRWFSATSLDYGLDLSSSSSSMANVILPDQIAIVEYLTEFRRNIRQSTLVMLKNLKKIQQQQQQKQKSDINNNNGHGHSEQSNTNHHFDQQKNEMIKILEHCDQTRTFLERRGFKLKDQRSSSS; encoded by the exons atgtggatTCCACGTTCCTGGAGCCGGCTGATTCAAAGAATCGTAGCTGTTCGAGCATCATTAATCGCCAGACAATATCAACTATCGAACACTAGtggaatcattgaatttgatcagCTTCAATTACGATCAACATTCAACAAACAGAATCGAATCATTCCGAATGTTGCCTATTTAAATCGTTTGGATCGTCATGATGCTAATCTTAATCTTTATTGCTGTGGTCCAACTGTTTATGATCATAGTCATCTAGGTCATGCTATCGCCTACATACGTTGTGATCTAATCATTCGAATGTTACAAACATACTGTAATGTTAATGTATATTTCGCCATGAACATTaccgatattgatgataaaattataCGAAAATCTCAAGAAATCGGTGTTGATTATCGACAATTATCCAATGAATATTATCAATCGTTTGTTGAGGATATGAACTCATTACGTGTGACAACACCGGATTATGTTGGTAAAGTTTTGGATAATATCGATACTATTAGTGATTATATTCAACGAATCTATGATAAAGGATTCGCTTATATTAGTCCTGAAACGGGTgatattaattttgattatgaaaaatttctacaGAAATATTCTATTGAAAATATACCAAATTTTGGTGGTAGTCAAGTGACGATAAAATCTATCGGTAAACGTTCACCAAAAGATTTTGCCTTATGGAAATCATCGAAACCTAATGAACCAAAATGGTCATTGAAATTGGCCActggccaacaacaacaacaagtgatTGCCGGACGTCCAGGTTGGCATGTTGAATGTAGTGCAATatcacattcaatttttggtGATAAAATTGATCTACATTTCGGTGGTTCAGATCTAGTGtttccacatcatcattgtgaatcATGTTGTAGTCATGCATATCTATATCAATCGGAAATTAATTCAacaggtcatcatcataatcataatcatcgcgAATTATATTCAAACGTTAATGTTTGGCTTCATTCTGGCCATCTAATTCTTCGTTCAGAAAAGATGAGTAAATCATTAGGCAATGTTATTTTGATTAAAGACTTTCTTCAAAAATATTCGGCAAACATTCTTCGATTACTATGCATACGAACACATTATCGTGCTG aAATAGATTTCgatgaaaaacttttacTTGAAATGACGgcttttgatgaaaaattacgTGAATTTATACGACATATTGAATGGGCCATATATAAactatcatcaacaatcataaaTGATTCTAATTCGGATCTAATATCACCAATGACCGCTGTTGTAAATGATTATTCTTCAAtcgataacgatgatgatcgattatcACTTGGTCAATGGATCGATCAAATTGAACAAGAAATATGGTCCGGTATTCTAGATGATATGGATATGAATCGTCCATTAGTAAGAATTATACGTTTAGCTAGTCTATTTCCGAATACATTACCCGTTTGGTTAGATTCCAGttataacaacaatgatgatggatgtaatcgacaacaacaattattattcgaatgtATACGATTACGGCAATTATTACGACGATGGTTTTCAGCTACATCATTAGATTATGGTcttgatttatcatcatcatcatcttcaatggCCAATGTTATTTTGCCTGATCAAATAGccattgttgaatatttgacCGAATTTCGTCGTAACATACGTCAGTCAACATTAGTTATGcttaaaaatttgaaaaaaatccaacaacaacaacaacagaaacaaaaatccgatattaacaataacaatggtCATGGCCATTCAGAACAATCAAATACTAATCATCActttgatcaacaaaaaaatgaaatgataaaaattcttgaacATTGTGATCAAACAAGAACATTTCTGGAAAGGCGTGGTTTTAAATTAAAG GACCAacgatcttcatcatcatga